The following are encoded together in the Clostridium sp. BJN0013 genome:
- a CDS encoding M1 family metallopeptidase: MNLKKTKNVIFIFFLSLLTLCLFDTGIVKASTLPAKYSMDLDFNANTKTLTGSEEVTIKNSTGTSLKDIVFHLYPDSYNKKETMPSQVGIIGTKDLTEAQKGDIYINKVLVNEKNVKFTQDDQILKISLDEAFKRNGNIKIFISFKLKLPMGTSRLGYMDNDYSLTNWYPILSMYDNKENKWDENTFNVVGESNYSDIADYNVNLKVPKDYVVASTGEENEKSSDENSKIMNLNANNVRDFVIIMSPNYKVLSKEIDGIKVNIYYLTKEDDNDNSTAQDVLDSAVSAVQFFSQQFGKYPYDELDLMESHLSGGAMEYPQIIQMPIYPEKILSSKSNDQYISGLYENSFISQAAVHEVGHQWWYVTVGNNEFKEPFLDESLATFSTAYYFEKTEGEYSQNGILNMIPTYSNENMGTLSSQYKFPSIGSGVDKFDDDSNGAGYVLVIYGKGPLLIEDLRKRVGDTVFLDIMQTYFKEYKFKNSSIEGFLSVVEKKAGKNVSDTIKASLNSDNYTAENLKLTDEQIEKLANEQYKNMLKNLEKNNGLILGSLQLRVLNGEKALLVKPSNLTTDEKESLDGIIKTMTLNSNISVKEDKDLTDNDIKNNNIILLGNPWNNKVFDSMKNDLPILVTKHTISCNSFSFKSEDINGAFTIKNPKNDDKLMLVFFWTKDNSFYTDLNLVTNSQFTISIENKQFFSGKF, encoded by the coding sequence ATGAACTTAAAAAAAACAAAGAATGTTATTTTCATTTTTTTTCTAAGTTTACTTACTCTGTGTTTATTTGACACTGGAATTGTTAAGGCTTCAACTCTTCCTGCAAAGTACAGTATGGATCTAGACTTTAATGCAAATACCAAAACTTTAACAGGAAGTGAAGAAGTTACTATTAAAAACAGCACTGGTACAAGCTTAAAGGATATAGTATTTCACCTTTATCCAGACTCCTATAATAAAAAGGAAACTATGCCTTCTCAAGTTGGTATCATCGGCACTAAGGACTTAACTGAAGCACAAAAAGGGGATATATATATAAATAAAGTCCTTGTAAATGAAAAAAATGTGAAGTTTACTCAAGATGATCAAATCCTTAAAATCAGCTTAGATGAGGCTTTTAAACGCAATGGAAATATAAAAATCTTCATTAGCTTTAAATTAAAATTACCTATGGGAACTTCAAGATTGGGCTATATGGATAATGATTATTCATTAACCAACTGGTATCCTATACTATCAATGTACGATAATAAAGAAAATAAATGGGATGAAAATACTTTCAATGTAGTAGGAGAATCCAATTACAGCGATATAGCAGATTATAATGTAAACTTAAAAGTTCCTAAAGATTATGTAGTGGCATCTACTGGAGAGGAAAATGAAAAATCTTCTGACGAGAATAGTAAAATAATGAACTTGAACGCTAATAATGTAAGAGATTTTGTTATTATAATGAGTCCTAATTACAAGGTTCTGTCCAAAGAAATAGATGGAATAAAAGTAAACATTTATTATTTAACTAAAGAAGATGATAACGATAATAGTACAGCTCAGGATGTCCTAGATTCGGCCGTAAGTGCAGTTCAATTTTTCAGCCAGCAATTTGGTAAATATCCCTACGATGAGTTAGATTTGATGGAAAGTCACTTATCTGGAGGAGCAATGGAATATCCTCAAATAATTCAAATGCCAATATACCCTGAAAAAATACTAAGTTCTAAAAGTAATGATCAATATATATCTGGTTTATATGAAAATTCATTTATATCACAAGCTGCAGTACATGAAGTAGGTCATCAGTGGTGGTATGTAACTGTAGGCAACAATGAATTTAAAGAACCCTTTTTAGATGAATCCTTAGCTACTTTTTCCACAGCCTATTATTTTGAAAAAACTGAAGGTGAATATTCCCAAAATGGTATATTGAATATGATACCTACATATAGTAATGAAAATATGGGGACACTTTCATCCCAATATAAATTTCCAAGTATAGGGTCAGGGGTAGACAAATTTGACGATGATAGTAATGGAGCTGGATATGTTCTGGTTATATATGGCAAAGGTCCTCTTTTAATTGAAGATTTAAGAAAAAGGGTGGGAGATACTGTATTCTTAGATATAATGCAAACTTACTTCAAAGAATATAAATTTAAAAATTCATCCATAGAAGGATTTTTAAGTGTCGTTGAAAAAAAAGCAGGTAAAAATGTAAGTGATACCATTAAAGCTTCTCTGAATTCCGATAATTACACTGCGGAAAACTTAAAGCTTACAGACGAACAAATAGAAAAACTGGCAAATGAACAATATAAAAATATGCTTAAAAATTTGGAAAAAAACAACGGATTAATCCTTGGTAGTCTTCAGCTTAGGGTACTAAATGGTGAGAAAGCCCTATTAGTAAAACCATCTAACTTAACTACAGATGAAAAAGAGTCTTTAGATGGTATTATAAAAACTATGACACTTAACAGCAATATATCAGTAAAAGAAGATAAAGATTTAACAGATAATGATATAAAAAATAATAATATAATACTTCTTGGAAACCCATGGAACAATAAAGTCTTTGATTCTATGAAAAATGATCTTCCAATACTTGTAACTAAACATACTATTTCTTGTAACAGCTTTTCTTTTAAAAGTGAGGACATAAATGGAGCTTTTACTATTAAAAATCCTAAAAATGATGATAAATTAATGTTAGTATTTTTTTGGACGAAAGATAATTCATTTTATACAGATTTGAATTTAGTTACAAATTCTCAATTTACAATATCTATAGAAAACAAACAATTTTTCAGCGGGAAATTTTAG
- a CDS encoding ArsR/SmtB family transcription factor translates to MAVRPEEDALCSCTIIHQDILNKVKDKMTDDYYLCRISELFKALNDPTRLKIVNALILSEMCVCDITALLDMNQPVISHHLKVLRQTQLIKYRRQGKIVYYSLDDKHIEPLFRQGLAHVLEK, encoded by the coding sequence ATGGCAGTGAGACCAGAAGAGGATGCTCTTTGCAGTTGTACCATAATACACCAAGACATATTAAATAAAGTTAAAGATAAAATGACAGATGATTATTATCTATGTAGAATTTCCGAACTCTTTAAGGCTCTCAATGACCCCACCCGACTCAAAATCGTAAATGCTCTAATTCTGTCTGAAATGTGTGTGTGTGACATTACTGCATTGCTGGATATGAATCAGCCCGTCATTTCTCATCATTTGAAGGTGCTGCGTCAAACTCAGCTCATTAAATATAGGCGCCAGGGCAAAATTGTCTATTATTCCCTGGATGACAAGCATATAGAGCCATTGTTCAGACAAGGCTTGGCACATGTATTGGAGAAATAA
- the tlp gene encoding small acid-soluble spore protein Tlp gives MENKPDDRRDNVDRIQHNINNNIENIGHAEEMIEKTDDEKMKKTLIEKNKRRKESLNAMRTEIKDEAIDKRNGYN, from the coding sequence ATGGAAAACAAACCAGATGATAGAAGAGATAATGTAGATAGAATTCAACATAATATTAATAATAATATTGAAAATATCGGGCATGCAGAAGAAATGATTGAAAAAACAGATGATGAAAAAATGAAAAAAACACTCATAGAAAAAAATAAAAGAAGAAAAGAATCTCTTAATGCTATGAGAACAGAAATTAAAGATGAGGCAATAGACAAACGGAACGGATATAATTAA
- a CDS encoding rubrerythrin family protein, which yields MTYKIFDLLQSLIDIEDMSLKLYLKIEETFKNKSQEISILAKTIAKQEQKHIEYYENLSSSLKDKLDDSIDFYFYDKISGLLFEFKKNIKVPEVNTPRELIEFAVKFEKNNVALLLNIQGRLLQNINDMNNRIYKVISIIIKEEEEHENMFIKLLNYK from the coding sequence ATGACCTATAAAATATTTGATCTGCTTCAAAGTCTTATTGACATTGAAGATATGTCATTAAAACTATACTTAAAAATAGAAGAAACCTTTAAAAACAAATCCCAGGAAATCAGTATACTTGCTAAAACTATTGCAAAACAAGAACAGAAACACATTGAATATTATGAAAATCTATCATCTAGTTTAAAGGATAAATTAGATGATTCTATCGATTTTTACTTTTACGATAAAATTTCAGGACTTTTATTTGAATTTAAAAAAAATATCAAAGTACCTGAAGTAAATACTCCCAGAGAATTGATTGAATTTGCCGTAAAATTCGAAAAAAACAACGTAGCACTTCTTTTAAACATTCAGGGTAGATTACTACAGAATATAAATGATATGAATAATAGAATTTATAAAGTTATATCCATTATCATAAAAGAAGAAGAAGAACATGAAAATATGTTCATAAAACTGCTAAATTATAAATAA
- a CDS encoding protein-glutamine gamma-glutamyltransferase, translated as MIKISNSNFDINSIIAQYKDNSIEKYILNELSSSSQTYYYNSLEELKFELNLRKNIVDASIKLSMSQFRFRTFRKSMCNPEYWERTKQGGFLLKEGVRSSTAINDIYKNSSKYGTECATAIVIVYYKGCLSSFQEKIFDSTFKKIYLMDWQNIDENFSLNVISDIEDYLPGDCRYFRNPEVNPLTPEWQGENVIVLGNGKYYGHGVGIRTADEIVGALNKRRIIGATQSAYLLDSVTRPDFKQLSDIYFHATSRFDKISFIK; from the coding sequence ATGATTAAAATTTCAAATAGTAATTTTGATATAAATTCAATAATAGCTCAATATAAAGATAACAGCATAGAAAAATACATTCTTAATGAACTTTCTTCAAGCAGCCAAACTTATTATTATAATTCTCTGGAAGAATTGAAATTTGAACTAAATTTAAGAAAAAATATTGTAGATGCATCCATAAAATTAAGTATGAGTCAATTTCGTTTTCGTACTTTTCGTAAGTCCATGTGCAACCCGGAATACTGGGAAAGAACAAAACAAGGTGGTTTTTTATTGAAGGAAGGTGTAAGGTCCTCTACTGCCATTAATGACATCTATAAAAACAGCAGCAAATATGGTACAGAATGTGCTACAGCAATAGTCATAGTATATTACAAGGGCTGTCTTAGCTCTTTTCAAGAAAAAATTTTTGACTCTACTTTTAAAAAGATATATTTAATGGATTGGCAAAATATAGATGAAAATTTTTCTTTAAATGTTATTAGTGATATAGAAGATTATCTGCCGGGAGATTGCAGATACTTTAGAAATCCTGAAGTGAATCCTTTAACTCCGGAATGGCAAGGTGAAAATGTAATTGTATTGGGAAATGGAAAATATTATGGTCATGGAGTAGGTATAAGAACTGCAGATGAAATAGTTGGAGCATTAAACAAACGTCGAATCATAGGAGCTACACAATCAGCATATTTATTAGATTCTGTTACAAGGCCAGATTTTAAACAATTATCAGATATTTATTTTCATGCAACTTCAAGATTTGATAAGATATCCTTCATCAAATAA